In one window of Pseudodesulfovibrio sediminis DNA:
- a CDS encoding motility protein A has translation MDIATLIGLAGAFGLVITTIFMGGNAAGFIDIPSVVVVIGGTFAVTFVMFPMGVVINAIKVGMKTLLFKSNDPLDIIRLIGNLADTARKESLVALEKVSIDDAFLKKGVMLVVDGSSESLVRNVMEIELEFMKQRHRQGQAVFKGMGTMAPAFGMIGTLIGLVNMLSNLSDPASIGPAMAVALLTTFYGAVMANCIFLPMATKLEERSAEDVLFMQIMIEGVSSLQRGDHPSVVKEKLQAFLSPAMREASA, from the coding sequence ATGGATATTGCAACTTTAATAGGATTGGCTGGAGCCTTTGGCCTTGTAATCACGACCATTTTTATGGGCGGTAATGCTGCGGGTTTTATCGACATCCCCTCGGTCGTTGTTGTCATTGGTGGCACGTTTGCCGTTACCTTTGTCATGTTTCCCATGGGAGTGGTGATCAATGCCATTAAAGTTGGGATGAAAACATTGCTTTTCAAATCCAACGATCCTCTTGATATAATACGTCTTATCGGGAACCTTGCTGACACTGCGCGCAAAGAGAGTCTTGTTGCGCTGGAAAAAGTCAGTATTGATGACGCATTTCTGAAAAAGGGCGTCATGCTTGTGGTTGACGGATCCAGCGAGAGCCTTGTGCGTAATGTCATGGAAATCGAGTTGGAGTTCATGAAGCAAAGGCATCGTCAGGGGCAGGCTGTTTTCAAGGGGATGGGAACCATGGCTCCGGCATTCGGAATGATTGGTACATTGATCGGGTTGGTCAATATGCTGTCAAATCTTTCAGACCCGGCCTCCATTGGTCCGGCCATGGCTGTTGCGCTTTTGACGACGTTCTACGGTGCGGTCATGGCGAACTGTATTTTTCTCCCCATGGCAACCAAGCTGGAAGAGCGGTCTGCAGAAGACGTTCTGTTTATGCAAATCATGATTGAAGGAGTTTCTTCCCTGCAGCGTGGAGATCACCCCTCAGTGGTCAAGGAAAAGTTGCAGGCATTCCTGTCGCCCGCCATGCGTGAGGCGAGCGCATAA
- a CDS encoding OmpA/MotB family protein: protein MADQAEEAVQRKPPDAPPVDEGLPPWMATFADMVTLLLCFFVLLLSFAEQSEEKYRDALGSLKGAFGVKEVRAVSEDMAQFNTSPKAKEMAASISRDERLLLGVVMRIKSLLEEDKDLMEGTGVTADRDGVVFSASSSAMFEPGSAELARKATDILDKVIDVLKDYKLKIVVRGHTDDRPISSKKYPSNWELSAARAAMALDYIVNKGGIEISRAKAVGYADTRPAVPNDSDENRLKNQRVEFYLHMPQRDAW from the coding sequence GTGGCTGATCAAGCTGAAGAAGCCGTACAGAGAAAACCGCCTGACGCCCCTCCTGTTGATGAAGGACTACCGCCGTGGATGGCGACCTTTGCCGACATGGTCACGTTGTTGTTGTGTTTTTTCGTCCTGTTGCTTTCCTTTGCGGAACAAAGTGAAGAAAAGTATCGGGACGCCCTGGGGTCGTTGAAAGGAGCCTTTGGCGTCAAGGAAGTGCGCGCGGTTTCCGAAGATATGGCTCAGTTCAATACAAGTCCCAAAGCCAAGGAAATGGCTGCCAGTATCTCTCGCGACGAGCGATTGCTCCTTGGCGTGGTCATGCGCATCAAATCGCTGCTTGAAGAGGACAAAGACCTTATGGAAGGGACCGGTGTCACGGCTGACAGGGATGGTGTTGTCTTTAGCGCCAGTTCATCTGCCATGTTTGAACCCGGGTCGGCTGAACTCGCTCGAAAAGCTACGGATATTCTGGATAAAGTGATCGACGTTTTGAAGGATTATAAGCTCAAGATAGTAGTCCGTGGCCATACGGACGACCGGCCTATTTCCTCCAAAAAATACCCCTCGAACTGGGAATTGTCAGCGGCAAGAGCGGCCATGGCGTTGGATTATATCGTGAACAAGGGTGGCATAGAAATCAGCCGGGCAAAAGCCGTCGGGTATGCTGATACGCGACCTGCTGTTCCCAATGATTCTGATGAAAATAGATTGAAGAATCAACGAGTTGAATTTTATCTTCACATGCCGCAACGCGATGCATGGTAA
- a CDS encoding OmpA/MotB family protein produces the protein MAEQEAVEQQSGGVQSDPPKPDEGIPPWMATFADMVTLLLCFFVLLLSFTNTNVTNFKKMMGSIQEALGVQYEDSSALSTPYADTSFQERRSVKENRLIAELGVRIAKSIRAKDLSSMARVSSDKSGVMLRLNNQAMFARGSAVLTSAAQQGLQVVIDAMEGTDFNLIIRGHTDSEHIQSSLYHNDWDLSAARAARCLRYILENSDIPASRMKAVGYANAKPILPSTSEENRMMNRRVEFFYIPSGRSKW, from the coding sequence ATGGCTGAGCAGGAAGCAGTAGAACAACAATCCGGCGGAGTTCAATCCGATCCGCCCAAGCCGGATGAAGGCATACCACCGTGGATGGCGACCTTTGCCGATATGGTGACGTTGCTCTTGTGCTTTTTTGTGCTGCTTCTCTCCTTTACCAATACGAATGTGACCAATTTCAAAAAAATGATGGGCTCAATTCAAGAGGCGTTGGGTGTGCAGTATGAGGATTCCAGCGCGCTTTCGACTCCGTACGCCGATACTTCTTTTCAGGAAAGACGGAGTGTAAAGGAAAATAGGCTGATTGCAGAATTAGGCGTTCGGATTGCGAAGAGTATTCGGGCCAAGGATTTGTCCAGCATGGCTCGGGTCAGTAGTGACAAGTCCGGCGTCATGCTGCGTTTGAATAATCAGGCCATGTTTGCCAGAGGTTCTGCTGTGCTGACGTCTGCGGCTCAACAAGGTCTTCAGGTGGTTATTGATGCCATGGAAGGGACTGATTTTAATCTGATAATCCGTGGGCATACAGATAGTGAACATATACAGTCCAGCTTGTACCATAATGACTGGGATCTTTCTGCTGCCCGCGCCGCCCGCTGCCTGCGGTATATACTGGAAAATTCCGACATACCCGCCAGTCGTATGAAAGCGGTCGGGTATGCCAACGCAAAACCCATTCTTCCCAGTACATCTGAGGAGAACAGAATGATGAACAGAAGGGTGGAATTTTTCTATATCCCTTCGGGGCGTTCAAAGTGGTAG
- a CDS encoding nitroreductase family protein → MSNTEHVGVMDAITGRHSVRAFTEEPVSTEQLDALFQAARLAPSSLNSQPWRYKAVVDKDMLQLFATKDVSRTQTWLAQAGAIIVCCADTSGYVRDSQASAFYYRENDLITGDSMDGIEDYVERESSAAASAQFGAAAMNVGISISFMMLRAIELGLGTCWVGMFNEQKIKEMLNIDSGLRIVGLLAVGHPASDEVVEHNRKSLDEIILS, encoded by the coding sequence ATGAGTAATACAGAACACGTTGGCGTCATGGATGCCATCACCGGTCGTCACAGCGTTCGTGCTTTTACAGAAGAACCTGTCTCAACCGAGCAGCTGGATGCTTTGTTTCAGGCAGCCCGTTTGGCACCTTCCAGCCTGAATTCTCAACCGTGGCGTTATAAGGCCGTGGTGGATAAGGACATGCTGCAATTGTTCGCGACAAAGGATGTCTCGAGAACCCAGACATGGCTCGCGCAGGCCGGGGCGATCATCGTTTGTTGTGCCGATACCAGTGGATATGTTCGAGATTCCCAGGCAAGTGCGTTTTACTATAGGGAAAACGACTTGATTACGGGTGACTCAATGGATGGGATCGAAGACTATGTTGAGCGGGAATCATCCGCCGCGGCATCTGCACAATTCGGCGCGGCAGCCATGAATGTGGGGATATCCATTTCCTTCATGATGCTGCGGGCCATAGAGTTGGGGCTTGGTACCTGCTGGGTCGGCATGTTTAATGAACAGAAAATCAAAGAGATGCTGAATATTGACTCAGGATTGCGCATTGTCGGTCTGTTGGCCGTCGGGCATCCCGCCTCTGATGAAGTGGTGGAGCATAATCGCAAGTCTCTGGATGAGATCATTCTTTCCTGA
- a CDS encoding Imm40 family immunity protein, whose translation MGINKKLVELLSTGVALHSSGISNWAFKKNQALIVLDEIRDIHVPILGGDVFLFENKLLVPAYENWSCDQLNKETYG comes from the coding sequence GTGGGTATTAATAAGAAGCTTGTTGAACTGCTCAGCACTGGGGTTGCTTTGCACTCTAGCGGTATAAGCAACTGGGCGTTCAAGAAGAATCAAGCATTGATAGTTCTTGACGAAATAAGGGATATTCATGTGCCGATTTTAGGTGGTGATGTTTTTTTATTTGAAAACAAACTCCTAGTGCCAGCCTACGAGAACTGGTCATGTGACCAGCTAAACAAAGAAACATATGGATGA
- a CDS encoding Y-family DNA polymerase, with the protein MPKEYALIDCNNFYASCERAFRPDLRGRPLVVLSNNDGCIIARSNEVKDLGVGMGTPYFKCKAQLERHGIAVFSSNYALYGDLSARVMRVLTRFCPHVEIYSIDEAFVDLSGIPGGATQFARRLRATVEQWTSIPVSIGIGPTKTLAKLTNKFAKQQPRCHGVFNLNTSPDPDRVLRWTEIGDIWGIGPRHAKRLRKLGVNNAFDFRSLKQDWVKKKMTITGLQTLLELRGLPCHGLEAGPVSKKTIVSSRSFGHPVTSQEHLLEATAQYATRAAEKLRKQRSVASHILVFLQTNKFRLGQPQYSNTVSIPLIVSTAHTPTLIKAAQAGMTRIYREGYAYKKCGVMLSGLEASNGRWLSLLDIPPDAHSRHTPIMEAVDACNARWGRDTVKFAASGINGSWRMRREMRSPRYTTTWDELLGVQT; encoded by the coding sequence ATGCCCAAAGAATATGCTCTGATTGATTGCAACAATTTTTACGCGTCCTGTGAACGCGCCTTTCGCCCGGACCTTCGAGGACGTCCGCTCGTTGTTCTCTCCAACAATGACGGATGCATTATTGCCCGTTCCAACGAGGTCAAGGACCTGGGCGTCGGGATGGGTACCCCATACTTCAAATGCAAAGCCCAGCTGGAACGCCATGGCATAGCGGTCTTCTCATCCAACTATGCTCTTTATGGCGATCTCTCCGCCCGAGTCATGCGCGTGCTCACACGCTTCTGTCCTCATGTAGAAATATATTCCATCGACGAAGCTTTCGTGGACCTCTCGGGCATACCTGGCGGGGCCACGCAGTTTGCCCGGCGCCTGCGAGCCACAGTGGAGCAATGGACATCCATTCCGGTCTCTATCGGCATTGGGCCTACCAAAACCCTGGCCAAACTCACCAATAAATTTGCAAAGCAACAGCCGCGCTGCCACGGTGTTTTCAATTTAAACACCAGCCCAGACCCAGATCGGGTGCTCCGCTGGACTGAAATTGGAGATATCTGGGGTATCGGCCCCCGACATGCCAAAAGATTGCGCAAACTCGGGGTGAACAACGCATTTGACTTCCGCTCCCTGAAACAGGACTGGGTAAAAAAGAAAATGACCATTACGGGCCTGCAAACGCTTTTGGAATTACGAGGTCTCCCCTGCCACGGACTGGAGGCAGGCCCGGTTTCCAAAAAGACTATTGTCTCGTCACGTTCATTCGGTCACCCCGTGACAAGCCAGGAGCATCTGTTGGAAGCCACGGCACAATATGCCACGCGAGCCGCCGAAAAACTTCGTAAACAGCGCTCTGTCGCCTCACACATACTCGTCTTTCTCCAGACCAACAAATTCCGGTTGGGGCAACCACAATACTCCAACACTGTATCCATCCCTCTGATCGTTTCTACAGCGCACACCCCTACTCTTATCAAGGCGGCTCAAGCTGGTATGACACGCATCTATCGCGAAGGATACGCCTACAAGAAATGCGGTGTCATGCTCTCCGGGCTTGAGGCGAGCAATGGTCGTTGGCTTTCACTGCTGGATATCCCCCCGGACGCGCACAGTCGCCACACGCCCATTATGGAAGCCGTTGATGCCTGCAATGCCAGATGGGGACGGGATACAGTGAAATTTGCCGCTTCCGGTATCAATGGTTCATGGCGTATGCGCCGTGAAATGCGCTCCCCAAGGTATACCACCACCTGGGATGAGTTGTTGGGGGTGCAGACATGA
- a CDS encoding LexA family protein, with translation MLKHTSIPSQRMPWVIGKLTNNGKALPLAGEAVPAGFPSPADEYLERPLDLNEYVAPRPEATFFVRVSGDSMIGAGIHHDDILVVDRSQQAVPGNIVIAFVDGEFTVKRLIRDGTELALAPENPDFSTIPLTLDTTFEVWGVVRHVVHKV, from the coding sequence ATGCTGAAACACACCTCCATCCCAAGCCAACGAATGCCCTGGGTCATAGGCAAATTGACAAACAATGGGAAAGCGTTGCCATTGGCAGGAGAAGCTGTCCCGGCGGGCTTCCCCTCCCCCGCCGACGAATATCTGGAACGTCCTTTGGACCTGAACGAGTATGTGGCCCCCCGCCCAGAAGCGACATTTTTCGTACGCGTGTCCGGGGACTCAATGATAGGCGCGGGGATTCATCACGATGACATCCTGGTGGTGGACCGATCTCAACAGGCCGTCCCCGGAAATATCGTTATCGCCTTTGTGGACGGGGAATTTACGGTAAAAAGGCTGATACGCGATGGAACAGAATTGGCCCTCGCTCCAGAGAATCCTGACTTCTCCACCATCCCACTGACACTGGACACAACGTTTGAAGTTTGGGGAGTGGTACGCCATGTGGTGCATAAGGTCTGA
- a CDS encoding pentapeptide repeat-containing protein has product MRLLNMLKKDFEITPKEDYQTILPIGIVALAAIMLLGAIPIWWSSIKGFLAYGSDVGIANYVIIRNMGLFVVGLFGLGLAGWRAKSMSRQALVAEQGHITDRIIKATENLGSNKSLVRIGAIYTLWRTAIDSNRMADKTHILDVLCAFIRTPTADEHTPPEGSLREDVRTALVLITLHRDELNLSSQYAPDLANADLSDAFIQDADLEGADLSHAILTNASFPNGNFRSAYFHSAIMHNTGFDGADLSNATLCFADMEDAYAEESVCFNTRFLETNLAKSTFVGASMEKASFEEAVFTSANFQDADLRGANFNSAYVLDVDMSGAKLKGASFEDALLTNTIIFTDEVEASSLSRKQLNSMLIRHNLNNEQG; this is encoded by the coding sequence ATGAGACTGTTGAATATGCTCAAGAAAGACTTCGAGATCACACCCAAGGAAGATTACCAAACCATCCTTCCAATCGGCATTGTCGCGCTTGCAGCCATCATGCTCCTTGGAGCCATTCCAATTTGGTGGTCATCTATTAAAGGGTTCTTAGCCTACGGTTCGGATGTGGGCATTGCCAACTACGTCATAATACGAAACATGGGGCTTTTTGTTGTTGGCTTGTTCGGCCTGGGGCTTGCTGGGTGGCGCGCTAAGAGCATGTCCCGACAGGCACTCGTAGCGGAACAAGGTCATATTACAGACAGAATAATCAAAGCGACTGAAAATCTTGGAAGCAATAAAAGCCTAGTACGCATAGGTGCTATTTACACTCTATGGAGGACAGCCATTGATTCCAACCGAATGGCAGACAAAACTCACATCTTGGATGTCCTATGCGCGTTTATTCGAACACCAACAGCAGATGAACACACACCACCAGAAGGCTCACTGAGAGAGGATGTCAGAACAGCGTTAGTTCTGATCACATTGCACAGAGATGAGTTAAACCTTTCAAGTCAATATGCTCCTGATTTAGCAAATGCAGATCTCTCTGATGCCTTTATTCAAGATGCTGATCTAGAAGGAGCTGATTTGAGCCACGCGATTTTAACCAATGCCTCATTCCCGAACGGTAACTTTCGCTCAGCTTATTTCCACTCCGCCATCATGCACAATACTGGTTTCGATGGAGCAGACCTAAGCAACGCCACTTTATGCTTCGCAGACATGGAAGACGCGTATGCTGAGGAGTCAGTTTGCTTTAATACAAGATTCCTAGAAACAAATTTGGCCAAATCAACCTTTGTAGGAGCCAGCATGGAGAAAGCTTCATTCGAAGAGGCAGTATTTACTAGTGCCAATTTTCAAGACGCAGACCTACGTGGAGCCAACTTTAATTCGGCATATGTTCTCGATGTGGACATGTCAGGAGCAAAACTTAAAGGTGCTTCTTTTGAGGACGCCCTTCTGACAAACACGATAATATTTACTGATGAAGTAGAAGCATCTTCACTATCGCGGAAACAACTTAACTCAATGCTGATTAGGCACAACCTCAATAATGAGCAAGGCTAG
- a CDS encoding recombinase family protein has product MSSNIGYIRVSTVDQNTDRQLDGVDLDEVFEEKVSAATTKRPKLKECLRYVRKGDTLHVHSIDRLARNLADLLSLLNELTGKGVAVKFHKENLTFTGEENNPFQTLQLQIIGAVAQFEREIIKERQREGIAKAQAKGKHCGRKAKLTPEQVVEIKGRIEDGEEKKALAIEYGVSRQTLYRVIAKH; this is encoded by the coding sequence ATGTCCAGCAACATCGGCTACATCCGAGTCAGCACCGTAGACCAGAACACAGACCGTCAGCTTGACGGCGTGGACCTCGACGAAGTCTTTGAAGAGAAGGTAAGCGCGGCTACCACGAAGAGACCGAAGCTCAAGGAGTGCCTCCGCTACGTCCGCAAGGGTGACACCCTGCACGTCCACTCCATTGACAGGCTGGCACGTAACCTTGCCGACCTCCTGTCCCTCCTGAACGAACTCACAGGCAAGGGTGTGGCGGTGAAATTCCACAAGGAGAACCTTACCTTCACCGGGGAAGAGAACAACCCCTTCCAAACTCTGCAACTCCAGATCATCGGAGCAGTCGCACAGTTTGAGCGTGAGATCATCAAGGAGAGGCAGCGCGAAGGTATCGCTAAAGCACAGGCCAAGGGGAAGCATTGCGGAAGGAAAGCCAAGCTCACGCCGGAACAGGTGGTAGAGATCAAGGGACGTATCGAGGACGGCGAGGAGAAGAAAGCCCTAGCTATTGAATATGGTGTTAGCAGACAGACACTTTATCGGGTCATTGCGAAGCATTAA
- a CDS encoding site-specific integrase, whose translation MKQEEIQAIADNHIRTLLNDLEEEWATSSPSSEASMEHDFVGLDEDWEAYWEDLQKRDYRHVRETVDQLIQNHGLDLDQNNDAYKRLCRAITQSSLEFCEIAKKRLQGIYRDRFAQTPQIVGISHTTQEESQGEGVPLTQVIDAYTQEQTHAGRWEEKSKKENHACYQLFLEYAGEEITTGQITYPLMRDYKTALMGLPPNMKKAKAYRDMTIHELLTMDIEKTMSTTTVNKYLNRIATLFKYALKNGWMQINPAEGMQLPEKRRDDELRATFTDDDLKKLFHSEQYTQDTHKHPYQFWVLPIALFTGMRQNEIAQLHLDDIRQDHDLWVFDINANAPDKHIKTKNSKRLVPMHPFLAEALNLPGYAQVLRDQGQTRLFPEIKCGRDRYGQTVSRWFNGNASTTFGYKGKCGIEKAKEGEPKKDFHSFRHTLINHLKQKLVDPLLLHELDGHAHNSMTMGRYGKQYRSHLINEHVVMHIDFHRTLDLDHLLHSHYAIKKH comes from the coding sequence ATGAAGCAGGAAGAAATCCAGGCGATTGCAGACAACCACATACGCACTTTACTCAATGATCTTGAAGAAGAGTGGGCCACCTCTTCCCCCTCCTCAGAGGCGTCTATGGAGCATGATTTTGTAGGCCTTGATGAAGATTGGGAAGCCTACTGGGAAGACCTCCAGAAACGCGACTATAGGCATGTCAGGGAGACTGTGGACCAACTAATCCAGAACCATGGCTTGGACCTCGACCAGAACAATGACGCTTACAAACGCCTGTGCCGTGCCATTACACAGAGCAGCCTGGAGTTCTGTGAGATCGCCAAGAAACGCCTCCAGGGCATCTACAGAGACCGCTTTGCCCAAACTCCTCAGATCGTAGGAATATCCCATACAACGCAAGAAGAAAGCCAGGGGGAAGGCGTACCGCTCACCCAGGTCATTGACGCCTACACCCAAGAACAAACTCACGCAGGACGTTGGGAAGAGAAGAGCAAGAAGGAAAACCACGCTTGCTACCAACTCTTTCTTGAATACGCCGGGGAGGAGATCACCACAGGACAGATCACCTATCCCCTCATGCGGGACTATAAGACCGCCCTGATGGGGCTACCCCCCAACATGAAGAAAGCCAAGGCGTACCGTGACATGACCATCCATGAGTTGTTGACGATGGACATTGAGAAGACCATGTCCACAACCACAGTCAACAAATATCTCAACAGAATAGCCACCCTATTCAAGTACGCCTTGAAGAATGGCTGGATGCAGATTAACCCTGCCGAAGGTATGCAACTGCCTGAGAAACGGCGGGATGACGAACTACGTGCCACATTCACAGATGACGATCTCAAGAAGCTCTTTCACTCGGAACAGTACACCCAGGACACGCACAAGCACCCGTACCAGTTTTGGGTACTTCCCATCGCCCTCTTCACCGGGATGCGACAGAACGAGATCGCACAGCTACACCTGGATGACATTCGCCAAGACCATGACCTATGGGTATTCGACATCAACGCCAACGCACCGGACAAGCACATCAAGACGAAGAACTCCAAGCGTCTTGTCCCCATGCATCCATTCCTAGCCGAAGCTCTCAACCTCCCAGGGTATGCCCAGGTATTGCGCGACCAGGGTCAAACACGTCTCTTCCCTGAAATCAAGTGCGGACGCGACAGGTACGGCCAGACGGTTAGCAGGTGGTTCAATGGGAACGCATCAACGACCTTCGGCTACAAGGGCAAATGCGGTATTGAAAAGGCCAAGGAGGGAGAACCAAAGAAGGACTTCCACAGCTTCCGGCACACCCTCATAAATCATCTCAAGCAGAAGCTCGTAGACCCGCTCCTGCTCCATGAACTCGACGGGCACGCCCACAACAGCATGACCATGGGGAGGTATGGCAAGCAATATCGGTCACATCTCATCAATGAACACGTGGTGATGCACATCGATTTCCACAGAACCCTGGACCTCGACCACTTGTTGCACAGCCATTATGCCATAAAAAAGCATTAA
- a CDS encoding ABC transporter permease yields MSLFSFTRFRAMVGKEFVQMRRDRLTFAMMIGIPLIQLILFGYAINSDPRQLPTAILSGDNSSFSRAIVAGMQTSTFFNITHYPDSRAEATKLIREGTVQFVLTIPEQFGRDLLRGSKPVLLLEADATDPMATGNTAGSFPEIIRRALAKELKGPTAHLNQDASPVEIRIHNDYNPEAESQYNIIPGLMGVILTMTLVMITSLAITKESERGTMEHLLATPVKPLEVMLGKIIPYILVGYIQILLIILAAVLLFDVPIHGSITLVFILSLVFIGATLSVGVTISTIVRNQLQAVQMSLFFFLPSLLLSGFMFPFRGMPQWAQAIGSVLPLTHYLRLIRGILLKGNDLGESIHHVWPILVFWIFIIIIGMKRYRRTLD; encoded by the coding sequence ATGAGTCTCTTCTCCTTTACTCGTTTCAGGGCCATGGTGGGCAAAGAGTTCGTGCAAATGCGAAGAGACAGGCTCACTTTCGCCATGATGATCGGTATTCCTCTCATCCAGCTTATTCTTTTTGGCTATGCCATCAACTCAGACCCACGCCAGTTGCCTACGGCAATCCTTTCCGGTGATAATTCTTCATTCTCCAGGGCCATTGTTGCCGGAATGCAGACAAGCACTTTTTTCAATATCACGCATTATCCTGACTCACGAGCGGAAGCCACCAAACTTATTCGCGAAGGGACTGTACAATTCGTGCTGACAATCCCGGAACAATTTGGGCGAGACCTTCTGCGTGGAAGCAAGCCGGTCCTTCTGTTGGAAGCTGACGCAACAGACCCAATGGCAACAGGCAACACAGCAGGATCATTCCCAGAAATTATAAGGCGAGCACTCGCAAAAGAACTAAAAGGCCCCACCGCGCATCTCAATCAGGACGCATCGCCAGTGGAGATACGCATCCACAACGACTACAACCCAGAGGCCGAGAGTCAGTACAACATCATTCCAGGACTCATGGGTGTCATACTGACCATGACGCTCGTCATGATCACTTCTCTGGCGATTACCAAGGAGTCTGAACGCGGTACCATGGAGCATCTTCTGGCAACTCCCGTCAAACCACTCGAAGTCATGCTTGGGAAGATCATTCCCTATATATTGGTTGGTTACATCCAAATCTTGCTCATTATTCTGGCGGCTGTTCTCCTCTTTGATGTGCCGATTCATGGCAGCATCACCCTGGTCTTCATCCTTTCTCTCGTTTTCATAGGGGCAACGCTGTCTGTCGGCGTCACCATTTCAACCATCGTCAGAAACCAGCTCCAAGCTGTCCAGATGTCCTTGTTCTTCTTTCTGCCTTCATTGCTGCTCTCCGGTTTCATGTTTCCATTCAGAGGGATGCCACAGTGGGCACAAGCTATCGGTTCTGTCCTTCCGCTCACGCATTACCTTCGTCTTATTCGTGGCATCCTCCTCAAGGGCAACGATCTGGGCGAGTCTATTCACCACGTTTGGCCAATCCTCGTCTTCTGGATTTTCATCATCATTATTGGCATGAAACGCTATCGCCGGACATTGGATTAG
- a CDS encoding ABC transporter ATP-binding protein: MTSDIIIDVQGLTKSFGTKTVVDNLDIQIRKGEIYGFLGPNGSGKTTSIRMLCGLLKPNSGAGTCLGYDVIKDSASIKPHVGYMTQKFSLYEDLTVKENIAFTARIFGLENPSRKTDDCIERMGLKPFENQLAGSLSGGWKQRLSLGVCTLHSPQLLLLDEPTAGVDPGARRDFWDQVHTLASQGITALISTHYMDEAERCHRLAYIAYGKLLATGTVEEMILEAKLNTWSVSLKDTKASLHALSEQLKPLPGIDQVVAFGNTLHVSGRDATTLANSIAPFQHAQYKWSPIDTSLEEVFIDLMQQSKGDLA, encoded by the coding sequence ATGACATCCGATATCATCATAGATGTTCAGGGACTGACCAAATCGTTTGGTACGAAAACCGTGGTCGACAATCTGGACATACAAATCCGCAAGGGGGAGATTTACGGATTCCTCGGGCCGAACGGATCTGGAAAAACAACCTCCATCCGCATGCTGTGCGGACTCCTCAAACCCAACTCTGGTGCAGGGACATGCCTTGGCTACGATGTGATAAAAGATTCAGCCAGCATCAAGCCCCATGTAGGGTATATGACGCAAAAATTCAGCCTGTATGAAGATTTGACGGTCAAAGAGAACATCGCGTTCACCGCCCGCATTTTCGGCCTTGAAAACCCCTCTCGAAAAACCGATGACTGTATCGAGCGCATGGGACTCAAACCATTCGAAAATCAACTGGCCGGCAGCCTTTCCGGCGGGTGGAAACAACGACTCTCACTGGGAGTGTGCACGCTCCACTCTCCTCAGCTGCTCCTGCTGGATGAACCCACAGCAGGCGTTGATCCCGGCGCCAGGCGCGACTTCTGGGATCAGGTCCACACCCTTGCATCTCAAGGCATCACGGCATTGATCAGCACCCACTACATGGATGAAGCAGAACGCTGTCACAGACTTGCCTACATTGCATATGGAAAACTTCTCGCAACCGGAACCGTTGAAGAAATGATTCTGGAGGCAAAGCTGAACACATGGAGTGTCAGCTTGAAAGATACCAAAGCAAGCCTCCATGCCCTGTCAGAACAACTCAAGCCGCTTCCTGGCATTGATCAGGTTGTCGCCTTTGGAAACACGCTGCATGTCAGTGGCAGGGATGCAACTACGCTCGCCAACAGCATTGCTCCATTCCAACACGCACAATACAAATGGTCTCCAATCGATACCAGCCTGGAAGAGGTCTTCATTGATCTCATGCAGCAAAGCAAGGGAGATTTAGCATGA